The segment ACGCGTAGCTCTCTACCTGCCTGAATCGCATAACACTTGTTTACCCCGTCAAACGACAAAGCAAGTGATTCAAGCTCTTTCAAACGTTTAATGTAAGACTCCATCACCTCGCGACGTGCCCCTGGACGAGAACCCGAAATAGCATCAGATGCCTGAATGATAGGAGAAATCAATGAAGTCATTTCAATCTCATCGTGGTGAGCACCAATGGCATTACAAACCTCAGGATGTTCTTTGTATTTTTTGGCAAGCTCCATTCCCAAAATAGCGTGAGGAATCTCCGACTCATCGGGGTATACCTTGCCTATATCGTGCAGCAAACCAGCGCGCTTGGCAAGCTTGGCGTTTAAGCCCAGCTCGGCACACATGGTAGAAGCAATTTTTGCTACCTCGCGCGAGTGTTGTAATAGGTTTTGTCCATAAGACGAACGAAAACGCATACGCCCTACCAACTTGATAAGTTCAGGGTGCAACCCGTGAATACCTAAGTCAATGACTGTACGTTCGCCAATTTCAATAATTTCTTCTTCAATATTTTTAGTAGTCTTTGCTACAATCTCTTCGATGCGTGCCGGGTGAATGCGTCCATCTTGTACCAAACGCTGCAGCGACAAGCGCGCTACCTCACGGCGTACTGGGTCAAAGCCCGAAATAATGATGGCCTCAGGCGTATCATCTACAATAATCTCTACCCCAGTGGCAGACTCCAGCGTGCGAATGTTGCGTCCTTCACGCCCAATAATTTTACCCTTGATATCGTCGCTGTCAATATGAAAAATAGACACACAATTTTCTATAGCGTGCTCAGTGGCAGTACGCTGAATCGTTTCAATTACTACCTTTTTGGCGTCTTTGGTGGCGGTTAGTTTAGCCTCCTCTAAAATATCTCTTATCTGAGAAGATGCCCTGCTTTGCGCCTCACTTTTCAAGGCTTCCATCAATTGTTCGCGTGCTTCTTCGGCGGTAAGCCCGGCAATCTTTTCCAGTTGTTCTACCTGAGACTGAAGCATTTTGTCGGCTTCTTTGCGCTTTTCTGCAATCACCTCCGTTTGTTCCATCAAACTTTCCTTGATCTTGTCAAGCTCCCCATTTTTACGCTTGTTTTGCTCCATGAGCTTTGCCACGTTTTGTTCACGTTGCTTTATTTTTTGCTCATTGCTAATGATCTGATTCTTTTTGCGATTAGCCTCATCTTCAAAGTCTGCTTTCAGTTTCAAAAAGTGTTCTTTAGCTTCCAGTATTTTATCTTTTTTGTTGCTTTCGGCTTCTTTAAGCACTCCTTCCGCTTTTTGTTTGACCTCATCAGCAGCAAGATTGGCTTGCTTAATAATGAGTTGAGACTTGTCTACACTTTCTTCTTCTTTTATTTTCAGGGTCTTTTTTAGCAAGGTTCTATCTATTCCTATACCAATTGGTATAGAAATAATAGCCGTAATGATTACGTAAATGATTGTCATATATATTTATCTGTTTAAAGATTGATAGATGAAACGTCCGTTTAAATATCACAATATTTACCAGGATTGGGGCAAGAAGGGGACTGTAGGGATGATACACAAGGTATTTGTATAAAACAACACCTGTAAGTACATCACCTAAGGAGTAGGGTGAAGGGAGGTAGAAAGAGGGCTAAAAATAAAAAGGTATTTGAGACACTTCTGCCTTTGTTTGGCGCAAGTGTATGGTGTTTCTTATGTAAACGTTAATCGGAATTTAATGTAGAGTCTATGAGGCTACTCCAAAAATCTATCTTTTTGGTGACCAAATTGTCCATATCCTCGCTTTCTTCATTAAGCGTTAAACTCTCAACTGCATAATCAAGTGCTACCATTGCCAGCAGGTCTTGCCGATTGTCAATGCCAAACTCTTTGCGATATGCCTTTACTTTTTCGTTGATCATTTTAGCTGCCATGCGCAGTCTACTTTCTGTGTCACTGTCAGTTTGCATGGGGTAGTCCCTATCTGCCAGTTTAAGTTTTATAGAAAGCGATTGCTTCATGAAACATTTAAATTTATTGATTAAATAAGTTTATATATAGTCACCATACCTCACCTACATTTAGGTACAAACCTGTGTAAAGTGAAAGTATTGTTTTATTTTCAAATTAGCTTATTATCTCTATCCATCTAGCGACTCATAAGCGCTATGCACTTATCAATCTCTTCAATATACTCATCCAGCCTTTTTTTCAATCCATTGGTATCTTCTGTACCAGTCAATATTGAGGCAACAAGTTTAGTGAAATTTTCTTGATTTTGAAAATTATCCAGTTCTTCTTTTTGCTTCCTTACAATGGCCTTTAAATTGATGTTTTCTTCCACTACCCGCTCCATTTCTTTTTTGAGGGTAGTGGTTTTTACAATCAGTTTTTGCATTTTTCGCTCGAACAAATCCAAGCGTTTTTTAAGTTCTTGTTCTTCCATAGGAATGGTGGAAAAATAAAGGTCTATAGTTTAAGAAAATATTTTTTGGTCAGGCGAGGCAGGGCAATATCCAGTAAATATTGAGCCAACTTGCACGACGGAAGCATAGCCAAAGCTATGAAAGATCACTTACAGACTAAATTTTAACGAAGTATGTCCAACAAAGCTGTAAGCCCCGATATAAGGAGAGAACACTTAAAAATATAAATTTATTTTGATACCATTCCATAAAAGATAGTTTCAAGCTTTTGTTAATTGGCAGGTGGCAAGCAGCAAAGCTACAGGTAGAAAACACCCGTAGCTTTTAGCCTCACCTGGCAGTATCTTGAGATCCGAACCTTGCCTCTACTCTCTTATTACAGCCGCCAATTGGTGTTCAAAGGCGCCCCGTAGTTTTTTCATTGTTTTGTCAATGGCCTTATCGTTCAATGTCTTCTTATTGTCTTGCAAGATAAAGCGCAAGGCATACGCTTTTTTGCCCTCTGGAATACTCTTGCCTACATATACGTCAAACACATTGACCGATTTGAGCAAGTTGCGCTCGGTTTTTTCGGCAATTTTTTTGATCTCCTGAAAGCTTACTCCTTCATCAAGCACCAACGACAAATCTCTTTGTACCTCCGGAAACTTAGGAATTTCTTCAAAAGAGACTTTATCCTGATAAAACTTAAGCAATTGTTCCCAATAGATTTCAGCATAGAAAACATCTTGCTCTATAGAATTCATTTGCAATATTTTATCGCTGACCATTCCTGCCTGGGCAATCACCTTATTTTTATAAGTATAATTTACTCCAAAGCTAAAAATGTTGCTTTCTATATTTTCGTTTTCTACGTTGGTCAAGCCAAACTTCTGGCAAACCCAGGCAATGGCGGTGGCAAGCGAATGAAACTGACTTTGTTTGCTGACTGCCATCCAAGACTCAGCCTGCTCGTTACCCGTTACAAACACACTCATTTGGCGGGCTTCCTGGTATTGTCCATCGGTTTTATGGTATATTTTACCAAACTCAAACAACTTCAGGTCTTTTTGCTTGCGGTTAATGTTATGGTTGATGACCTCCAAGCCCGAAAAAAGCAACGTTTGACGCATTACTTCCAGCTCTTCGCTCAGTTTATTCAAAATGACCACATCGTTTTCAGCATTCAACTGATCTACTGCGGCTGCGTAGGCAGGCTTGGTCAATGAATTGTTGATAATCTCACTAAAACCATTCGCGGCAAGTGTTTGCGTAATATTTTGCTGTAGTTTGTTGCTCTCTATTGCCGGGAAATTGGCAAGCGACTCTGCCCCTAAAAACTCCGAAATTTCTATGTTGTTGTAGCCATAAATACGCAAAATTTCTTCAATTACATCCGCCTCACGCTGTACATCTATGCGGTAAGGAGGCACAATGGCTACAAAACCTTCCTCGGTTTCTTGGGTTAACTCAATGTCAAGGTTGTTCAAAATAGTTTTGATCTGCGCCTTGTCCAGTTTTTTACCAATCAAGCGGTCTATATGGGCATACTTTACCTTTACCTCAAAGTTGCCTATAGGCTCAGGGTAAATGTCTACAATCTCAGACGAAATAGTACCGCCTGCTATCTCTTTGATCAACAACGCGGCTCGTTTCAGGGCATAAATGGTCG is part of the Microscilla marina ATCC 23134 genome and harbors:
- the rny gene encoding ribonuclease Y; its protein translation is MTIIYVIITAIISIPIGIGIDRTLLKKTLKIKEEESVDKSQLIIKQANLAADEVKQKAEGVLKEAESNKKDKILEAKEHFLKLKADFEDEANRKKNQIISNEQKIKQREQNVAKLMEQNKRKNGELDKIKESLMEQTEVIAEKRKEADKMLQSQVEQLEKIAGLTAEEAREQLMEALKSEAQSRASSQIRDILEEAKLTATKDAKKVVIETIQRTATEHAIENCVSIFHIDSDDIKGKIIGREGRNIRTLESATGVEIIVDDTPEAIIISGFDPVRREVARLSLQRLVQDGRIHPARIEEIVAKTTKNIEEEIIEIGERTVIDLGIHGLHPELIKLVGRMRFRSSYGQNLLQHSREVAKIASTMCAELGLNAKLAKRAGLLHDIGKVYPDESEIPHAILGMELAKKYKEHPEVCNAIGAHHDEIEMTSLISPIIQASDAISGSRPGARREVMESYIKRLKELESLALSFDGVNKCYAIQAGRELRVIVDAESVNDERASILSYDISQKIEKDMQYPGQIKITVIREMRAVSYAK
- a CDS encoding cell division protein ZapA, translating into MKQSLSIKLKLADRDYPMQTDSDTESRLRMAAKMINEKVKAYRKEFGIDNRQDLLAMVALDYAVESLTLNEESEDMDNLVTKKIDFWSSLIDSTLNSD
- the pheT gene encoding phenylalanine--tRNA ligase subunit beta: MKIAYNWLKQYIDLPEDIEEIGAVLTQTGLEVEGIEEYHQVEGGLTGLVVGEVLTCAKHPNADKLSITTVDVGQGRPYPIVCGAPNVAAGQKVIVALPKTTLYPTSGDSFQIKKSKVRGEVSEGMICAEDEIGLGTAHDGIMVLDTDLPNGTPAAKALGMETEYVFEIGLTPNRVDGASHIGTARDLKAAFDRAMCTPSIEDFKVDSPTNPVEVVVENTEACPRYAGVTLSGVKVAESPGWLQHRLKSIGLSPINNIVDITNFVLHETGQPLHAFDLAEVTGNKVIVKTLPAGTPFITLDETERKLSDKDLMICDGEGKGMCIAGVFGGIKSGVKESTTDIFLESAYFAPAYVRRTSQKHTLKTDAAFRFERGVDPNATIYALKRAALLIKEIAGGTISSEIVDIYPEPIGNFEVKVKYAHIDRLIGKKLDKAQIKTILNNLDIELTQETEEGFVAIVPPYRIDVQREADVIEEILRIYGYNNIEISEFLGAESLANFPAIESNKLQQNITQTLAANGFSEIINNSLTKPAYAAAVDQLNAENDVVILNKLSEELEVMRQTLLFSGLEVINHNINRKQKDLKLFEFGKIYHKTDGQYQEARQMSVFVTGNEQAESWMAVSKQSQFHSLATAIAWVCQKFGLTNVENENIESNIFSFGVNYTYKNKVIAQAGMVSDKILQMNSIEQDVFYAEIYWEQLLKFYQDKVSFEEIPKFPEVQRDLSLVLDEGVSFQEIKKIAEKTERNLLKSVNVFDVYVGKSIPEGKKAYALRFILQDNKKTLNDKAIDKTMKKLRGAFEHQLAAVIRE